In the genome of uncultured Sphaerochaeta sp., the window AGCGCAAGGGCGATGGCGATGCCATTATCCCCACCCAAGGTGGTCCCATTTGCCTTCAGGAAATCCCCATCCCGTACCAGCTCGATTGGATCGGTGGCAAAGTCGTGGGTACTGCCTTCAACCTTGACGCACACCATATCCATGTGTCCCTGCAGGGCGACCGAGCTGCGGTTCTCGTAGCCGGGATAGGCTTTCTTGCGGATGATTACATTGCCGATATCGTCTACGATCGCCTCAAGCGCATGCTCCTTGGCGAACGCGAGCAGAAATTGTCTTACTCCTTCCTCATTGCCCGACTCGCGGGGGATATCGGAAAGATCGGAAAAATAGTTCCATAGATTCTCAGGCTTCAGGCCTTGCACAGCTGCTTGCATCAAAACACTCCTTGTGTGATGGTTTTCAGGCGAAACGGTCTCTGATGAGATCTCCCTCTATGAACAGACCCTTTATCTGAAGGTTCTCGTCAAGGACAACGACATCAGCCTTATAGCCGGGAACCAACATGCCTTGCTTGGAAAAATTGTAGATGCGTGCAGGGTTCGTTGCGCACATCTGGCTGGCTTGTTGGATGGGTACCTCCCATTCCACGACATTGCGCAATCCTTGCAGCATGGTCAGTGCCGAACCGATGAAGAGATCGGGGTCCTTGAGTGCAACGAAGGCCCCGTCTGCGCCGATGGCGCACTCGATGCCATTTGCAAGGCAGGATCCTGAACGCTGTTTTGTAGGCTTGAGCGAGTCGGTGACCATGACAATGTTGTCCAGCGGCTTCTCCCTGAGCAACATCTTCACCAGTTCGGGATGCACGTGAACACCGTCACAGATGATCTCGCACTGCATCTCACGTTGGATCAGAATTGCTCCGACCGTTCCCGGGTTGCGGTGGTGCAGACGGCTCATGGCATTGAAAAAGTGGGTGGAGTGGAAGATGCCGCACTGCATGCCTTCCATGATGTTCTCATAGGTTGCATCGGTATGGCCAGCCAACAGAACGATGTTCCGTTCTCTGGCAAGGAGAGCCAATTCACGCATATGTTTGA includes:
- the nagA gene encoding N-acetylglucosamine-6-phosphate deacetylase — its product is MSLRTVLTNGTVVTGYAKLKNCALYIDEKGEIGDIFNMRRLEEKDFPPDTIMIDVGGSYIMPGFIDSHIHGIGGFGTEDCKASSILGMSERLADFGVSAFMPTVYTDKLENMLASIESIVEAMGNEKGAKIMGVNIEGPFISMERVGAQNPEGVLPVDLDIFNQLIDAGKGHVICMTVAPELKHMRELALLARERNIVLLAGHTDATYENIMEGMQCGIFHSTHFFNAMSRLHHRNPGTVGAILIQREMQCEIICDGVHVHPELVKMLLREKPLDNIVMVTDSLKPTKQRSGSCLANGIECAIGADGAFVALKDPDLFIGSALTMLQGLRNVVEWEVPIQQASQMCATNPARIYNFSKQGMLVPGYKADVVVLDENLQIKGLFIEGDLIRDRFA